One region of Dehalococcoidia bacterium genomic DNA includes:
- a CDS encoding HAD family hydrolase, with the protein MARRWMTIRAIFYDAGHTLVRPRPDFGEVWDFLAHQLGIDIAMEHRGDFPDVGAFFYSRLGADGLGSYASDAAARSFWSEYYAFALRDIVGDLSRDEVIAAGESLYDWYKDPLQWQPFPEVLDTLARVKERGLIQGVVSDWGSDLLPILHAHEITIMMDFVVASAVVGSSKPHREIFMYALGRAGVRPEETIYVGDSYLADVLGSRGAGLHPVLIDRDGKAPKIDAPVVTSLLDLLDVADTLSAAS; encoded by the coding sequence ATGGCGCGCCGGTGGATGACGATCCGCGCGATCTTCTACGACGCAGGGCACACGCTCGTCAGGCCGCGACCGGACTTCGGCGAAGTGTGGGACTTTCTCGCGCACCAACTCGGCATCGATATCGCCATGGAACATCGCGGTGACTTCCCGGATGTCGGCGCATTCTTCTACAGCCGCCTCGGCGCCGATGGTCTGGGCTCGTACGCCTCCGACGCGGCGGCGCGCAGCTTCTGGTCCGAGTACTACGCGTTCGCATTGCGCGATATCGTCGGCGATCTCTCGCGCGATGAGGTGATCGCGGCCGGCGAGTCGCTGTACGACTGGTACAAGGACCCGCTGCAGTGGCAGCCGTTCCCGGAGGTGCTCGACACGCTTGCCCGCGTGAAGGAGCGCGGCCTGATCCAGGGGGTCGTGTCGGACTGGGGCAGCGACCTCCTGCCGATCCTGCACGCGCACGAGATCACGATCATGATGGACTTCGTCGTGGCGTCGGCGGTCGTGGGCTCTTCGAAGCCTCACCGCGAGATCTTCATGTATGCGCTGGGCCGCGCGGGCGTGCGCCCCGAAGAGACGATCTACGTCGGCGACTCCTACCTGGCCGACGTGCTGGGCTCGCGCGGCGCCGGCCTCCACCCCGTCCTGATCGACCGCGACGGCAAGGCGCCCAAGATCGATGCGCCAGTAGTCACTTCGCTGCTGGATCTCCTGGACGTAGCAGACACGCTGAGCGCGGCCTCGTAG
- a CDS encoding Glu/Leu/Phe/Val dehydrogenase, which translates to MTQAPASQAPADNPFENAIEQFNDAAERLGVDEGLREILRHCQREFTVNFPVVMDDGSIRVFTGYRIHHNEARGPVKGGLRYSTNVSLDEVRALAMWMTWKCAVAGLPYGGAKGGVIVDPKSLSRRELEKLTRRFAAEIGLLIGPDEDVPAPDMGTDQQVMAWIMDTYSMMHGHSTPAVVTGKPVTIGGSSGRLEATGRGVLFVTQEACRHRDVALEGATVAVQGFGNVGSVSARLLHEAGAKVVAISDTNGAIYDPAGLDISATLASTREHGLIPPGHAGQHVTNEEMLELPVDLLVPAALEGQIHGRNAARIQAKMIVEGANGPTTPEADRILNQRGVFVVPDILANAGGVIVSYFEWVQDLQSFFWEEQEVVLRLEKIIKRAYKEVADLQEAHGVTMREAAYMLAVQRVVDATTVRGIFP; encoded by the coding sequence ATGACGCAGGCACCAGCATCGCAGGCGCCCGCCGACAACCCGTTCGAGAACGCCATCGAGCAGTTCAACGATGCCGCGGAGCGCCTCGGCGTCGACGAGGGGCTGCGCGAGATCCTGCGCCACTGCCAGCGCGAATTCACCGTGAACTTCCCGGTCGTCATGGACGACGGCTCGATTCGCGTGTTCACCGGCTACCGCATCCACCACAACGAAGCGCGCGGCCCCGTCAAGGGCGGGCTGCGCTACAGCACCAACGTATCGCTCGATGAGGTGCGTGCGCTCGCGATGTGGATGACGTGGAAGTGCGCCGTCGCCGGCCTGCCGTACGGCGGCGCCAAGGGCGGCGTCATCGTCGACCCGAAGTCGCTCAGCCGCCGCGAACTCGAAAAGCTCACGCGACGCTTCGCCGCCGAGATCGGCCTGCTCATCGGCCCGGACGAAGACGTGCCGGCGCCCGACATGGGCACCGACCAGCAGGTCATGGCGTGGATCATGGACACCTACAGCATGATGCACGGCCATTCGACCCCCGCCGTCGTCACGGGCAAGCCGGTTACGATCGGCGGCAGCAGCGGCCGCTTGGAGGCGACCGGCCGCGGCGTGCTCTTCGTGACGCAGGAAGCGTGCCGCCATCGCGACGTGGCGCTCGAAGGCGCGACGGTCGCCGTGCAGGGCTTCGGGAACGTCGGCAGCGTCAGCGCGCGTCTCCTCCACGAAGCCGGAGCGAAGGTCGTCGCGATCAGCGATACCAACGGCGCCATCTACGATCCGGCGGGGCTCGACATCAGCGCGACCCTCGCGTCGACGCGCGAGCATGGTCTGATCCCACCGGGTCATGCCGGCCAGCACGTCACGAACGAGGAGATGCTCGAACTGCCCGTCGACCTGCTCGTCCCGGCCGCCCTCGAAGGCCAGATCCACGGCCGCAACGCCGCCCGCATCCAGGCGAAGATGATCGTCGAAGGCGCCAACGGCCCGACGACGCCGGAGGCCGACCGCATCCTCAACCAGCGCGGCGTCTTCGTCGTGCCCGACATCCTGGCGAACGCCGGCGGCGTCATCGTGTCGTATTTCGAGTGGGTGCAGGACCTGCAGTCATTCTTCTGGGAAGAGCAGGAAGTCGTGCTGCGCCTGGAGAAGATCATCAAGCGCGCCTACAAGGAAGTCGCCGACCTGCAAGAAGCGCACGGCGTCACCATGCGCGAAGCCGCGTACATGCTCGCCGTGCAGCGCGTCGTCGATGCGACGACCGTACGCGGAATCTTTCCGTAG